One window of ANME-2 cluster archaeon genomic DNA carries:
- a CDS encoding AAA family ATPase codes for MNVIAITGKGGTGKTAVTAMFIRSLVNRDKTILAIDADPDTNLPGALGDEVEETVGDQREFLLEERDNLPPDTDKERLLESKIYSVLAERHGYDLLVMGRPEGAGCYCFANNMLRGIMDRVVKNYDLTIIDTAAGLEHLSRGIIRDVDELVVVTDGSRRGLQTAERIRDLVKELDLKIKKMHVILNKVTPQNRERLNEYAQELGLEVAGMVPFDDEIARFDLNGKPLIELPSTSPAVIEMENIIMKLGI; via the coding sequence TTGAACGTTATTGCAATAACCGGTAAAGGAGGTACTGGCAAGACTGCTGTGACTGCCATGTTCATTCGTTCTCTTGTGAACAGGGATAAGACCATTCTTGCCATTGACGCCGACCCTGATACGAACCTGCCGGGAGCGCTCGGGGATGAGGTTGAGGAAACGGTAGGTGACCAGCGCGAGTTCCTGCTGGAAGAGAGGGACAATCTGCCGCCTGATACTGATAAGGAACGGTTGCTGGAGTCAAAGATATACAGTGTGCTTGCCGAGCGGCACGGGTATGACCTGCTGGTCATGGGCAGGCCGGAAGGGGCTGGATGTTACTGTTTTGCCAATAATATGCTGCGTGGTATCATGGACAGGGTAGTAAAGAACTATGACCTGACCATTATTGATACTGCTGCCGGGCTGGAACACCTGAGCAGGGGCATTATCAGGGACGTTGACGAGCTTGTGGTGGTGACCGATGGTTCAAGGCGCGGGCTCCAGACCGCTGAGCGGATACGGGACCTTGTGAAAGAACTGGACCTGAAGATAAAGAAGATGCACGTGATACTGAATAAGGTGACACCGCAAAATCGCGAGCGTCTTAATGAATATGCGCAGGAACTGGGACTGGAGGTTGCGGGTATGGTACCCTTTGACGATGAGATTGCACGGTTCGACCTGAATGGAAAGCCGCTTATCGAACTGCCTTCGACATCACCTGCGGTGATTGAAATGGAAAACATTATTATGAAATTAGGGATTTAA